In one window of Bemisia tabaci chromosome 6, PGI_BMITA_v3 DNA:
- the LOC140224871 gene encoding THAP domain-containing protein 1 B-like, which translates to MPVCVAFGCANRTKCKTESRSTASTSDASNSKISFHRIPGKEPQRSSWLQALRRANYNPASDADARVCSCHFTDSDFYFTNEGLRKIKRNAVPSVFPAFPKMKNLKKLAKIKDLPMDLQKGVCFL; encoded by the exons ATGCCTGTTTGTGTTGCATTTGGATGTGCAAACAGAACTAAGTGCAAAACTGAGAGCCGGTCGACTGCCTCTACTTCTGATGCTTCCAATTCCAAAATATCATTTCACAG GATTCCCGGTAAAGAACCTCAGCGTAGTTCCTGGCTTCAGGCACTGAGACGAGCTAACTATAATCCTGCAAGTGATGCTGATGCTAGGGTCTGCTCCTGTCATTTTACTGattctgatttttattttaccaatgAGGGCCtcagaaaaatcaagaggaatgCTGTCCCCTCAGTTTTCCCGGCTTTCCCTAAGAT gaaaaacttGAAGAAACTGGCAAAAATAAAGGACTTACCAATGGACTTGCAGAAGGGAGTATGCTTTCTATAG
- the LOC109042952 gene encoding uncharacterized protein, which yields MRLDIAGRKGYLLLDPGYHVARVITVMEDKQYPHTGWFTQSQDETCKKEYNYVISEENPSYILWNIREKRGVAAEKLSQSIIYVAAPFNTPVDVTERRNLCYDFRSVLSRDAKGHLISGIYFPVTLKGAGEFTLFYQNEDGTKIRMKLPFAAFKSPNLLLSADQMHAVKMCNKQLGWADGKLISRLKMLNTILNDKDFVTQMLNINMSINELGQDI from the exons ATGAGGCTGGACATCGCTGGCAGGAAGGGCTACCTCTTGCTTGATCCTGGATACCATGTCGCCAGGGTCATCACTGTTATGGAGGACAAACAGTACCCCCATACAG GTTGGTTCACCCAGTCTCAAGATGAGACCTGCAAGAAAGAGTATAACTACGTCATTAGTGAAGAAAACCCAAGTTACATACTGTGGAATATCCGTGAGAAACGAGGCGTGGCAGCCGAAAAACTGTCGCAGAGCATCATCTATGTGGCTGCTCCGTTCAACACTCCTGTAGACGTAACCGAGCGACGCAACTTGTGTTACGATTTCCGCAGTGTGCTGTCAAGAGACGCCAAGGGGCACCTCATTTCTGGTATATACTTCCCAGTAACCTTGAAAGGGGCTGGTGAATTTACTCTATTCTATCAGAATGAGGACGGAACGAAGATACGCATGAAACTACCATTTGCTGCCTTCAAGTCTCCAAATTTG TTGCTGAGCGCCGATCAAATGCACGCAGTCAAAATGTGCAACAAACAGCTCGGCTGGGCTGATGGGAAGCTGATTTCAAGACTAAAGATGTTGAATACGATTCTGAATGACAAGGACTTCGTGACGCAGATGCTCAATATTAATATGAGCATCAACGAACTCGGGCAAGATATTTAG